A stretch of the Theropithecus gelada isolate Dixy chromosome 7a, Tgel_1.0, whole genome shotgun sequence genome encodes the following:
- the CELF6 gene encoding CUGBP Elav-like family member 6 isoform X3 — protein MNRPIQVKPAASEGRGEDRKLFVGMLGKQQGEEDVRRLFQPFGHIEECTVLRSPDGTSKGCAFVKFGSQGEAQAAIQGLHGSRTMAGASSSLVVKLADTDRERALRRMQQMAGQLGAFHPAPLPLGACGAYTTAILQHQAALLAAAQGPGLGPVAAVAAQMQHVAAFSLVAAPLLPAAANSPPGSGPGTLPGLPAPIGVNGFGPLTPQTNGQPGSDTLYNNGLSPYPAAYPSAYAPVSTAFPQQPSALPQQQREGPEGCNLFIYHLPQEFGDAELIQTFLPFGAVVSAKVFVDRATNQSKCFGFVSFDNPTSAQTAIQAMNGFQIGMKRLKVQLKRPKDANRPY, from the exons AGGACCGAAAGCTGTTTGTGGGGATGCTGGGCAAGCAGCAGGGTGAGGAGGACGTCAGACGCCTGTTCCAGCCCTTTGGCCACATCGAGGAGTGCACGGTCCTGCGGAGTCCTGACGGCACCAGTAAAG GCTGTGCCTTTGTGAAGTTCGGGAGTCAAGGGGAAGCTCAGGCGGCCATCCAGGGTCTGCACGGCAGCCGGACCATGGCG ggcGCCTCGTCCAGCCTCGTGGTCAAGCTGGCGGACACTGACCGGGAGCGCGCGCTGCGGCGGATGCAGCAGATGGCCGGCCAGCTGGGCGCCTTCCACCCCGCGCCACTGCCGCTAGGGGCCTGCGGCGCCTACACCACGGCG ATCCTGCAGCACCAGGCGGCCCTGCTGGCCGCGGCACAGGGCCCAGGCCTAGGCCCGGTGGCGGCAGTGGCGGCCCAGATGCAGCACGTGGCGGCCTTTAGCCTGGTGGCTGCTCCTCTGTTGCCCGCGGCAG CCAACTCCCCGCCCGGCAGCGGCCCTGGCACTCTCCCAGGTCTTCCGGCGCCCATCGGGGTCAATGGATTCGGCCCTCTGACCCCCCAGACCAACGGCCAGCCGGGCTCCGATACGCTCTACAATAACGGGCTCTCCCCTTACCCAG CAGCCTATCCGTCGGCCTATGCCCCAGTGAGCACAGCTTTTCCCCAGCAGCCTTCAGCCCTGCCCCAGCAGCAGAGAGAAG GCCCCGAAGGCTGTAACCTCTTCATCTATCACCTGCCTCAGGAGTTTGGTGATGCGGAACTCATACAGACATTCCTGCCCTTTGGAGCCGTTGTCTCTGCTAAAGTCTTTGTGGATCGAGCCACCAACCAGAGCAAGTGTTTTG GGTTTGTTAGTTTTGACAATCCAACTAGTGCCCAGACTGCTATTCAGGCAATGAATGGCTTTCAAATTGGCATGAAGAGGCTCAAGGTCCAGCTAAAGCGGCCCAAGGATGCCAACCGGCCTTACTGA